The proteins below come from a single Argentina anserina chromosome 1, drPotAnse1.1, whole genome shotgun sequence genomic window:
- the LOC126805028 gene encoding F-box protein At4g35930 codes for MGKVSPKDRGLKNSKQRKGSRGSGNKYLKPGALAQLKYSKASSAAKACTDLGRKRVAVVEAKKSDGVDLGIGDGDVVDRSPLMLSPVNLVRQSSLLKTPGTPLVLSPVNSVKQSGVLKTPRTPLMLSPVDFVRQNSLTKTPRTPRMEDRESESRLESLPMDLLVKLLCHLHHDQLKPVFHVSQRIRKAVILARQYHFNYTTPDRSRQEMLRTMTPHPTECWPFKSKGDGKGTWIRSPHTPKAPRHGPRPPSRLKVSEMRQVAAVLFQESHFPSRCMVPSALPKPLCKSLASNRVLFYEEELCQAVAQNKLL; via the exons ATGGGGAAGGTTTCGCCGAAAGATAGGGGCTTGAAGAATTCGAAGCAGAGAAAGGGCTCCAGGGGCTCAGGGAACAAGTACCTGAAGCCTGGGGCGCTTGCTCAGCTTAAGTACAGCAAGGCGAGTTCCGCCGCGAAGGCGTGTACTGATTTGGGGAGGAAGAGAGTGGCTGTGGTGGAGGCGAAGAAGAGTGATGGGGTTGATTTGGGGATTGGAGATGGGGatgttgttgataggagcccTTTGATGTTGTCGCCGGTGAATTTGGTTAGGCAGAGTAGTTTGTTGAAGACTCCAGGGACACCATTGGTGTTATCGCCTGTGAATTCGGTTAAGCAGAGTGGTGTGTTGAAAACGCCGAGGACCCCCTTGATGCTGTCGCCTGTGGATTTCGTTAGGCAGAATAGTCTGACGAAAACGCCGAGGACCCCCAGAATGGAGGATCGTGAGTCCGAGTCCAGGCTTGAGTCGCTTCCCATGGATTTACTG GTTAAATTATTGTGTCACCTGCACCATGACCAACTGAAGCCAGTGTTTCATGTTTCTCAAAGAATTAGGAAAGCT GTTATACTTGCCAGGCAGTATCACTTTAATTATACAACTCCAGATCGTTCTCGACAGGAGATGTTGAGAACAATGACGCCCCACCCCACTGAATGTTGGCCTTTTAAAAG CAAGGGGGATGGCAAGGGTACATGGATACGAAGCCCTCATACTCCAAAAGCACCTAGACATGGCCCCCGGCCACCATCTCGCCTAAAAGTATCAGAAATGCGGCAGGTTGCTGCAGTTCTCTTTCAAGAGTCACACTTTCCTTCTAGATGCATGGTGCCATCTGCCTTACCAAAGCCCCTGTGCAAATCTTTGGCTTCCAATCGAGTTTTGTTCTATGAGGAAGAGCTATGTCAGGCTGTGGCTCAGAATAAGCTTCTCTAA
- the LOC126805025 gene encoding GDSL esterase/lipase At3g14820-like: protein MALLSHKVGPSSSSVKALAMILCIFLPHIIAARTLSTNGTIPAVFAFGDSTLDTGNNDYITCLLKSNFPPYGRDFMGGKPTGRFSNGRVASDLIAEGFGVKKILPAYLDPNVQLQDLLTGVCFASAGSGYDPLTAESQSVLSLSNQLGLFKEYKGKINAAVGNKRTATLLSESFFIVSIGSNDLALNYFATPLRSAHYDIQAYTDFLIELASNFFQKLYALGARVIGVASLPPIGCVPAERTLGGGMERACYETANQAAILYNSKLSALIDSLNKRLPEALLMYIDIYNPLTSIIQDPAQYGFDVVDKGCCGTGTIEFGPLCNKDTRGTCNDASKYVFWDGLHPTETACKILSSAILKQVNKFF, encoded by the exons ATGGCTCTTCTATCACATAAAGTCGGtccttcatcatcatctgtcAAAGCATTGGCGATGATCTTATGTATATTTCTCCCCCATATCATTGCTGCTAGAACACTTTCCACAAATGGAACAATTCCAGCAGTCTTTGCTTTTGGAGATTCAACATTGGATACCGGCAATAATGACTACATCACTTGTTTACTCAAAAGTAATTTCCCACCTTATGGGAGAGATTTTATGGGAGGAAAGCCTACCGGAAGATTTAGCAATGGAAGAGTAGCCTCAGACTTGATTG CTGAAGGATTTGGAGTGAAGAAGATTTTGCCGGCTTATCTGGATCCAAATGTGCAGCTTCAGGACCTACTAACTGGTGTATGTTTTGCCTCAGCCGGTTCAGGATATGACCCTCTTACTGCAGAATCACAg TCTGTTTTGtcattatcaaatcaattAGGCCTATTCAAGGAATACAAAGGCAAGATAAATGCAGCAGTTGGGAATAAACGAACAGCCACTCTCCTATCGGAAAGCTTTTTCATTGTATCTATAGGAAGCAATGACCTTGCACTAAATTATTTTGCTACACCACTGAGGAGCGCTCACTATGATATTCAGGCTTATACAGACTTCCTGATTGAATTAGCTTCAAACTTCTTTCAG AAACTTTATGCACTGGGAGCAAGAGTGATTGGAGTAGCAAGCCTGCCGCCAATTGGGTGTGTGCCAGCAGAGAGAACACTTGGTGGAGGCATGGAGAGAGCCTGCTATGAGACTGCGAACCAGGCAGCAATCCTCTACAACTCAAAGCTCTCCGCCCTAATAGACTCCCTCAACAAGAGACTTCCAGAAGCACTACTCATgtacattgatatatataacCCCTTGACGTCCATCATCCAAGACCCTGCTCAGTATG GATTTGACGTGGTGGACAAAGGATGCTGCGGAACAGGAACTATAGAGTTTGGGCCTCTGTGTAACAAGGACACTCGGGGTACTTGCAATGATGCGTCCAAGTACGTATTCTGGGATGGCTTACATCCCACAGAAACAGCTTGCAAGATTCTCAGCTCTGCAATATTAAAGCAAGTTAACAAATTCTTTTGA